From one Formosa sediminum genomic stretch:
- a CDS encoding MGH1-like glycoside hydrolase domain-containing protein produces MSKKTQEAERLAISDTYKNWKKWGPYLAERQWGTVREDYSVNGQAWDFVTHENARSNAYRWGEEGIAGFCDSREILCIAPAFWNGKDPILKERLFGLTNNQGNHGEDVKELYFHQVSTPTHSYCKYLYKYPQKEFPYADLVNTKRSREEPEYELLDTDSFNNNAYFDCFIEYAKADVDDILMKVTVVNRAKEEAEIHVLPHLWYRNFWKHNKRFTRPNIYTINNNCVETKSGRNGRYFLYHEDGEQLFCENETNNERIYNVPNIVDYVKDGINDYVVNKKPTVNPEKKGSKMAVWHTLKLKAGEEKSIRIRISKKPVQDPWTNFDTIFEDRIADCEEFYSDIIKKDIPQAHQQIAKKAFSGLLWTKQFYYYDVFKWLFGGPKETPPHRADSRNFNWQHLTNRHVISMPDKWEYPWYAAWDLAFHMASFVEVDPYFAKEQLILILQENYMHPNGQIPAYEWNFSDVNPPVHSWAVWHVYDKDKTQSGTGDTVFLEKAFQKLLVNFTWWVNQKDSNGTDLFEGGFLGLDNIGVFDRNHMPEGITRMQQADATSWMAMFTLNLLRMSVELSKTNKVYEDFAAKFFRHFLNIAWAMHHIGKNNISLWDNDDNFYYDVVEMSSGLTDRMKVRSLVGIIPLFAVEVIHKELFDSLKTFKGKVAEIVRTRPDLASLISRIEEANPDGNYLFSLMRGFRLEHVLKRMLDENEFLSEYGIRSLSKYHEKHPFVFEYHGHHQIQYESGESRSNMFGGNSNWRGPIWMPLNYMIIQSLRKYYSFYGNKYLYEFPTGSGNKMNLNEIANELSKRLIKLFEVNEDGKYQYHSDDANHMFSTNKDFKEQHLFYEFFDGDNGKGLGASHQTGWTALIANLIMELEENK; encoded by the coding sequence ATGAGTAAAAAAACTCAGGAAGCAGAAAGATTAGCTATTTCTGACACTTATAAAAATTGGAAAAAGTGGGGACCTTATTTGGCTGAAAGACAATGGGGAACTGTAAGAGAAGATTATAGTGTAAATGGCCAAGCTTGGGACTTTGTAACTCACGAAAACGCACGAAGTAATGCCTACAGGTGGGGAGAAGAAGGCATTGCAGGATTTTGCGATTCTAGAGAAATTTTATGTATTGCACCTGCTTTTTGGAATGGTAAAGATCCTATTTTAAAAGAACGCTTATTCGGACTTACAAATAATCAAGGAAACCATGGAGAGGATGTAAAAGAACTCTATTTTCATCAAGTCTCTACTCCTACACATTCGTATTGTAAATACCTCTATAAATATCCTCAAAAAGAATTTCCTTATGCCGATTTAGTTAATACCAAACGAAGTCGTGAAGAACCAGAATATGAATTATTAGACACCGATAGCTTTAATAACAATGCGTATTTTGATTGTTTTATAGAATATGCAAAAGCAGACGTAGACGATATCTTAATGAAAGTTACGGTTGTAAATCGGGCGAAAGAAGAAGCCGAAATACATGTACTACCACACCTTTGGTACCGTAACTTTTGGAAACATAATAAAAGATTTACTCGCCCTAACATTTATACAATAAATAATAATTGTGTTGAGACTAAGAGTGGAAGAAACGGCCGTTATTTTCTATACCATGAAGATGGAGAGCAATTATTTTGTGAAAATGAAACCAATAATGAGCGTATCTACAATGTTCCTAATATTGTTGATTATGTTAAAGATGGCATAAATGATTATGTAGTGAATAAAAAACCAACTGTTAACCCTGAAAAAAAAGGGTCTAAAATGGCAGTTTGGCATACATTAAAATTAAAAGCTGGTGAAGAAAAAAGTATAAGAATTCGTATAAGTAAAAAACCAGTGCAAGACCCTTGGACTAATTTTGATACTATATTTGAAGATCGCATTGCAGATTGTGAAGAGTTTTATAGCGATATAATAAAAAAAGATATCCCACAAGCCCACCAACAAATTGCTAAAAAAGCATTTTCTGGACTGTTATGGACCAAACAATTTTACTATTACGATGTTTTTAAATGGTTATTTGGGGGGCCTAAAGAAACACCTCCTCACCGGGCCGATAGTCGTAATTTTAATTGGCAACATCTAACCAACAGACATGTTATTTCTATGCCGGACAAATGGGAATACCCATGGTATGCCGCTTGGGATTTAGCTTTTCACATGGCTTCTTTTGTTGAGGTAGATCCTTATTTTGCTAAAGAACAATTAATCTTAATCCTACAAGAAAATTACATGCACCCTAACGGGCAAATTCCAGCTTATGAGTGGAATTTTAGTGATGTTAATCCGCCTGTACATTCGTGGGCTGTTTGGCATGTTTACGATAAAGACAAAACACAATCTGGTACAGGAGACACTGTGTTTTTAGAAAAAGCATTCCAAAAATTATTGGTTAACTTTACGTGGTGGGTAAATCAAAAAGACTCTAACGGAACAGACCTTTTTGAAGGCGGTTTTCTTGGTTTAGACAACATAGGTGTGTTCGACAGGAATCATATGCCAGAAGGTATTACTAGAATGCAACAAGCAGATGCAACAAGCTGGATGGCCATGTTTACATTAAATTTATTACGCATGTCTGTGGAGCTTTCTAAAACAAATAAAGTGTACGAAGATTTTGCTGCTAAATTTTTCAGACACTTTTTAAATATTGCTTGGGCCATGCATCATATTGGTAAAAACAATATTTCGTTATGGGATAATGATGATAATTTTTATTACGATGTGGTCGAAATGTCTTCTGGATTAACAGACCGCATGAAGGTAAGATCTTTAGTTGGTATTATACCGCTATTTGCAGTAGAAGTTATACATAAAGAACTGTTTGATTCTTTAAAAACATTTAAAGGAAAAGTTGCAGAAATTGTAAGAACCAGACCAGATTTAGCCTCTTTAATATCTCGTATTGAAGAAGCCAATCCAGACGGAAATTATCTCTTTTCACTAATGCGTGGTTTTAGATTAGAACATGTATTGAAACGGATGTTAGACGAAAACGAGTTTCTATCTGAATATGGTATACGCTCTCTCTCTAAATATCACGAAAAACATCCCTTTGTTTTTGAATATCATGGACATCATCAAATTCAATATGAATCTGGAGAAAGTAGATCGAATATGTTTGGAGGAAACTCTAATTGGCGTGGTCCAATCTGGATGCCTCTAAATTATATGATTATCCAATCGTTACGAAAATATTATTCGTTTTATGGCAATAAATATTTATATGAATTTCCTACGGGCTCTGGCAATAAAATGAATTTAAATGAAATTGCTAACGAACTCTCTAAACGCTTAATTAAACTCTTTGAAGTTAACGAAGATGGAAAGTATCAATACCATTCAGACGATGCTAACCATATGTTTTCTACAAATAAAGACTTTAAAGAGCAACACTTATTTTACGAGTTTTTTGATGGCGATAATGGGAAAGGTTTAGGTGCATCCCACCAAACGGGATGGACAGCCTTAATAGCCAATCTTATAATGGAATTAGAAGAAAACAAATAA
- a CDS encoding SGNH/GDSL hydrolase family protein — protein sequence MLGITYFSTSIPLENDKFQDGFRVLGYTIKYPKTTSFLLQEKTKTSKVTTKTVDSIVQNIDVLVEDDEDISVTVEKKEKEEKEKGKTLKIPNLSQIDTSKIERLIYPKDKTAFLTHLKTQLTASKCRIIHYGDSQIEGDRMSGYIRNRLQNLYGGNGPNFTPIAQVYDNISSEVIASDNWTRHAVFDRTSKIPDHKMYGAYATFSRFTPYKNIIKDSINKDSLKLVKAKITVSPSKKTYLRMRKYTDIGLHYGNTQLPVSVKVFADGMLIKSDSLITDGNYHNYKIKLANTPDQLTFEIESKMSPDFYGLTLDGESGILLDNVAMRGSAGTLFAGLNSKNFTQMYKTLDPQVIIFQYGGNAVPYVKDSLEVEHYVGYLKNHINWLRRKTNNASVLYIGPADKTTTENGNMLTYPLLPYLIDRLKLMCKENNIAYWDTFQAMGGEDSMEYWVNQKLAARDYTHFSLTGTRIISELFFLSLYMDLTSQK from the coding sequence ATGCTTGGGATAACCTATTTTAGTACATCAATCCCTTTAGAAAACGATAAATTTCAAGATGGATTTAGAGTTTTAGGCTACACCATTAAATATCCTAAAACCACCTCTTTTTTACTTCAAGAAAAAACTAAAACATCTAAAGTAACGACTAAAACGGTAGATAGTATTGTACAAAACATTGATGTTTTAGTTGAAGATGACGAGGATATTTCAGTCACAGTTGAAAAGAAAGAGAAAGAGGAGAAAGAAAAAGGGAAAACTCTAAAAATTCCAAATCTATCACAAATTGATACCTCAAAAATTGAACGGCTTATATACCCTAAAGACAAAACGGCTTTTTTAACACATTTAAAAACACAACTTACAGCCTCTAAATGTCGGATTATCCATTATGGCGATTCACAAATTGAAGGCGACCGCATGTCTGGGTATATTAGGAATAGACTACAAAATTTATACGGGGGAAACGGACCTAATTTTACACCAATTGCACAAGTTTACGACAATATTAGTTCAGAAGTAATTGCTTCAGACAACTGGACACGTCATGCTGTTTTTGATCGAACTTCAAAAATACCAGATCACAAAATGTATGGTGCCTATGCAACTTTTTCAAGGTTTACACCGTATAAGAACATTATTAAAGATAGTATTAATAAAGACTCTTTAAAACTTGTTAAAGCAAAGATTACTGTAAGTCCTTCAAAAAAGACATATTTACGCATGCGTAAGTATACAGATATTGGATTACATTACGGCAACACACAACTTCCCGTATCTGTAAAAGTATTTGCAGATGGTATGCTTATAAAATCGGATTCGTTAATAACAGATGGAAATTATCACAATTATAAAATTAAACTAGCAAATACACCAGACCAACTTACTTTTGAAATTGAAAGTAAAATGAGTCCAGATTTTTACGGTTTAACGCTGGATGGAGAATCGGGTATTTTACTGGATAATGTTGCTATGCGTGGTTCTGCAGGAACCCTATTTGCCGGATTAAACAGTAAAAATTTCACCCAAATGTATAAGACTTTAGATCCTCAAGTTATTATCTTTCAATACGGCGGAAACGCTGTTCCTTATGTTAAGGATTCTTTAGAAGTAGAACACTATGTTGGATATTTAAAAAATCATATTAATTGGTTAAGACGCAAAACAAACAATGCAAGTGTGCTTTATATTGGCCCAGCAGATAAAACTACAACTGAAAACGGAAACATGTTAACCTATCCGCTCCTTCCGTATTTAATAGATCGCTTAAAACTTATGTGCAAAGAAAATAATATTGCTTATTGGGACACCTTTCAAGCTATGGGAGGTGAAGATTCTATGGAATATTGGGTAAATCAAAAATTAGCTGCGAGAGATTACACACATTTTTCACTTACAGGCACGCGAATCATTTCAGAATTATTTTTCCTTTCCTTATATATGGACCTAACATCTCAAAAATGA
- a CDS encoding TolC family protein: MVNKLISQFSLLCVLLCIPIVITAQTSETLSLDKAKSLALSQNKLLEIQQEKVNELEFKKDETGANSLPMLYLTGNYAHAFNSDNIIIPQGALGTIGEYYIPGESLTIYEGKQDMFTGGLLAYQPLTQLLRVNNGVKAIEAQVEAERFKLKAAQAKIENNIEKLFYAIKIQEKKLEAAQTNINWVKAKLYDLESAVIAKETQEVNSIGLKADLADKKHKYLLEEIALENYLADLKTTLMLPDSINITLAEQPIEIYTLNSKNYYLNQANNNNELLGAKKQIEAADYGTKASKNAYLPDLGITGAVTYQNLISELPNTNYFLGVNLTWNVLGFVKHRAQLGESISKLNQAEAYAEHTETTLKADIEKGYRNAIQAKKLMEVALEAYNFRLEEYRIKTDGLETGLLTQKDVLETKYALDKAEQDAYASRLNFNMAVLDLNTLIGK; encoded by the coding sequence ATGGTTAATAAATTAATATCTCAATTTAGTTTACTGTGTGTTTTACTGTGTATTCCAATAGTAATAACAGCCCAAACTTCTGAAACATTATCTTTAGACAAGGCCAAATCATTAGCTTTATCTCAAAATAAATTACTAGAAATTCAGCAAGAAAAAGTAAATGAATTAGAATTTAAAAAAGATGAAACGGGAGCAAATAGTTTACCTATGCTTTATCTCACAGGAAACTATGCTCATGCTTTTAACAGCGATAATATTATAATTCCACAAGGAGCCTTAGGTACTATTGGTGAATATTATATACCCGGAGAAAGTTTAACCATCTATGAAGGTAAACAAGATATGTTTACTGGCGGACTACTCGCCTACCAGCCCTTAACACAATTATTACGTGTTAATAATGGAGTTAAAGCTATAGAAGCTCAAGTAGAAGCAGAACGTTTTAAATTAAAAGCTGCACAAGCTAAAATTGAAAACAATATTGAAAAACTTTTCTACGCAATAAAAATTCAAGAAAAAAAACTAGAAGCTGCTCAAACCAATATAAATTGGGTCAAAGCAAAACTATACGATTTAGAAAGTGCTGTAATAGCCAAAGAAACACAAGAAGTAAACAGTATTGGCTTAAAAGCAGACCTTGCCGATAAGAAACATAAATACTTATTAGAAGAAATTGCCTTAGAAAACTACTTAGCAGATTTAAAAACCACGCTCATGTTACCAGATAGTATAAATATAACATTAGCAGAGCAACCTATAGAGATTTACACTTTAAATTCTAAAAATTATTATCTAAATCAGGCAAACAATAACAACGAATTACTAGGAGCAAAAAAACAAATTGAAGCGGCAGACTATGGTACTAAAGCATCTAAAAATGCATATTTACCTGATTTAGGGATTACAGGAGCTGTAACCTATCAAAACCTGATATCTGAACTTCCAAACACAAATTATTTTTTAGGTGTAAACTTAACATGGAACGTTCTAGGCTTTGTAAAACATCGTGCGCAATTAGGTGAGAGTATCTCAAAATTAAATCAGGCTGAAGCGTACGCAGAACATACTGAAACAACATTAAAAGCCGATATTGAAAAAGGATACCGCAATGCCATACAAGCTAAAAAACTAATGGAAGTCGCACTAGAAGCTTATAACTTTAGATTAGAAGAATACAGGATTAAAACTGATGGTTTAGAGACTGGATTACTAACACAAAAAGATGTTTTAGAAACTAAGTATGCTTTAGATAAAGCTGAACAAGATGCATACGCATCGCGTTTAAATTTTAATATGGCGGTGTTAGATTTAAATACATTAATAGGAAAATAA
- a CDS encoding GDSL-type esterase/lipase family protein, translated as MKFNFLILFILISTPIFSQDYILDSITPQYGHLINFKANEFKYASESPYFKKLFNDLDSIYTGKKQKLHVFHIGGSHIQADIYSNKIRTYLQNLNEVSMGQRGFVFPFHLAHTNNPSNYKIEADNSLWQGYRSSVRKDSVAWGLSGVSAAFRGNEDEIYVKPNYRNQTKKPSTFNSFRVFYNTWMEDYDIEISNPLLVVSDTINYDGMYKEFRFNRTVDSVALHLKIKDPSCVSPEFLLMGMEFLNDDLGIEYTSIGVNGASFKWYKRAAYFEKQLMLYKPDFFIISIGTNDAYMPESEFDAEEFRAYYESFIQMIQRANPQCAILLTVPNDDYYKKSYPNPNTAIQQRIILELAWKYRMAAWDLYSIMGGLGSSNNWYKAKLMPIDRIHFTQLGYSLKADLFITALVDAWAESTGKDKTVLLNHFKHLNE; from the coding sequence ATGAAATTCAACTTTTTAATACTATTTATTTTAATCTCTACGCCTATATTTTCACAAGATTATATTTTAGATAGTATAACCCCACAATACGGACACCTTATCAATTTTAAAGCTAATGAGTTTAAATATGCTTCAGAATCACCTTACTTTAAAAAATTATTTAATGATCTAGATAGTATTTACACTGGTAAAAAACAGAAATTACATGTATTTCATATCGGAGGTTCTCATATACAAGCTGATATTTATTCAAATAAGATTAGAACTTACCTTCAAAACCTAAACGAAGTGTCTATGGGGCAACGTGGTTTTGTTTTTCCATTTCACTTAGCACACACGAATAATCCTTCAAATTATAAAATTGAAGCCGATAATTCACTATGGCAAGGCTACAGATCTTCAGTAAGAAAAGACAGTGTAGCTTGGGGATTATCTGGAGTTAGTGCGGCTTTTAGAGGGAATGAAGATGAAATTTATGTAAAACCTAATTATAGAAACCAAACTAAAAAACCATCTACATTTAACAGTTTTCGGGTATTTTATAATACATGGATGGAAGATTACGATATAGAAATATCTAACCCCTTGTTAGTTGTTTCTGATACCATTAATTATGATGGTATGTATAAAGAATTCCGTTTTAATAGAACAGTAGATTCTGTGGCATTACACTTAAAAATAAAAGACCCTAGCTGTGTTTCACCTGAGTTTTTACTCATGGGTATGGAATTTTTAAATGACGATTTAGGTATAGAATACACTAGTATTGGTGTTAACGGAGCTAGTTTTAAATGGTATAAACGTGCAGCGTATTTTGAAAAACAACTCATGTTATACAAACCCGATTTTTTTATTATCTCTATAGGAACCAATGATGCCTATATGCCAGAATCTGAATTTGATGCTGAAGAATTTAGGGCGTATTACGAAAGTTTTATTCAAATGATACAACGTGCCAATCCGCAATGTGCCATTTTACTAACTGTACCAAACGACGATTATTATAAAAAATCCTATCCAAATCCTAATACCGCAATCCAACAACGTATTATACTAGAATTGGCATGGAAATACCGAATGGCTGCATGGGATTTATATAGTATTATGGGCGGATTAGGATCCTCTAACAACTGGTATAAAGCAAAGTTAATGCCTATAGATCGCATACATTTCACGCAGTTAGGATACAGTTTAAAAGCAGATTTGTTTATAACTGCATTAGTCGATGCGTGGGCTGAATCTACAGGAAAAGACAAAACCGTTTTACTAAATCATTTTAAACATTTAAATGAATAG
- a CDS encoding L-serine ammonia-lyase, with protein sequence MEIISVFDMLKIGVGPSSSHTLGPWRAAERWILELKTSNKFQKVEKITIDLYGSLSLTGKGHATDLAIMLGLTGADPEYIPTDSIDSIISAIKSNHILPFNNEREITFNPEKDIIFNKKFLPFHSNALSFSATINGRKYKSTFYSIGGGFVVKEERKNAKANKIIFYCTLPYPIDNGVKLLDVCNQLQLPISGVVLENEKSLREPDIIDSELKRIWNTMLECMYTGCHTEGNLPGGLNVRRRAFDMHQKLKGDLPYTTPQEWLETIRSTEVKFRQILKWVSCFALAVNEVNAALGRVVTAPTNGSAGVIPSVLMYYLVIENHDADFKHIKKFLLVAGEIGSLFKKGATISAAMGGCQAEIGVSSAMAAGALTELLGGTPEQVLMAAEIAMEHHLGLTCDPIGGLVQIPCIERNSMGAIKAINAAELALETDPNNVKVPLDKVISTMWETAKDMNSKYKETSKGGLAIGVNLSDC encoded by the coding sequence ATGGAAATTATTTCAGTTTTTGATATGTTAAAGATTGGCGTTGGCCCATCTAGTTCTCATACGTTAGGACCTTGGCGCGCAGCCGAACGTTGGATACTTGAATTAAAGACTTCAAATAAATTTCAAAAAGTTGAAAAAATCACAATCGATCTTTATGGCTCCCTATCTTTAACAGGTAAAGGACATGCTACAGATTTAGCCATTATGTTGGGACTTACAGGAGCAGATCCCGAATATATTCCTACAGATAGTATTGACAGCATTATTTCTGCTATTAAATCTAATCATATACTACCTTTTAATAACGAAAGAGAGATTACTTTTAATCCTGAAAAGGACATTATTTTCAATAAAAAATTTCTTCCTTTTCATTCAAATGCTTTGTCATTTTCAGCAACTATAAATGGTAGAAAATATAAATCTACATTCTATTCTATTGGTGGCGGTTTTGTGGTTAAAGAAGAACGTAAAAATGCAAAAGCTAATAAAATAATTTTCTATTGCACATTACCCTATCCTATAGACAATGGTGTTAAGTTATTAGATGTTTGTAATCAATTACAATTACCAATTTCTGGTGTTGTCTTAGAGAATGAAAAATCTCTAAGAGAACCAGATATTATAGATTCCGAATTAAAACGTATCTGGAATACCATGTTAGAATGCATGTATACTGGCTGCCATACAGAAGGCAATTTACCAGGAGGACTCAATGTGCGTAGGCGTGCTTTTGATATGCACCAAAAATTAAAAGGAGATTTACCGTATACGACACCACAAGAATGGTTAGAAACAATTAGAAGTACAGAAGTTAAATTTAGACAAATTCTTAAATGGGTAAGCTGTTTTGCTTTAGCTGTAAACGAAGTTAATGCTGCTCTAGGTCGTGTTGTAACTGCTCCTACAAATGGTAGTGCAGGTGTTATTCCTTCTGTATTAATGTATTATTTAGTAATTGAAAACCATGATGCCGATTTTAAACATATAAAAAAATTCTTATTAGTTGCTGGCGAAATAGGAAGTCTATTTAAAAAAGGAGCTACAATATCTGCTGCAATGGGTGGTTGTCAAGCAGAAATTGGTGTATCATCTGCTATGGCAGCTGGTGCATTAACAGAACTTTTGGGAGGTACGCCAGAACAAGTTTTAATGGCAGCAGAAATAGCCATGGAACATCATCTGGGGCTTACTTGCGATCCTATTGGTGGTTTAGTACAAATTCCATGTATAGAACGCAATTCTATGGGAGCCATTAAAGCAATTAATGCTGCCGAATTGGCCTTAGAAACAGACCCTAACAATGTAAAAGTCCCTTTAGATAAAGTTATTTCAACGATGTGGGAAACGGCTAAAGATATGAATTCTAAATACAAAGAAACGTCTAAAGGAGGCTTAGCTATTGGGGTAAACCTATCTGACTGTTAA
- a CDS encoding BamA/TamA family outer membrane protein → MKKIVFLIFISLCITHVNAQNNNTIKQSDTIAPKAFEFTVMPYLSYNRNLEFMFGAIPMTMYKLDQTDTISNKSISGISAVYTTNGSYSLALFNKWFYKEDSWRGKLFFMTGDKNSQFYITDNELPGFYDYGTSITVVSAGIQKKIINNLYGGLTYTFAHYETEYEEDVQPEDVTQTNAIEINSLYDTRNNVYYPTNGTKTLLRYLSYPTWFGNEVKANKILYEYNTYFSMKNGRDVIAARFAGQFGLGDIAFQQQVTIGNKDIRGYSEGKYRGDGKMALQGEYRYNFGNKMGLVGFAGIATMYGSDTESFNWRAYPGVGVGYRYKAFKTVKFNIGIDAAVGKDDWGVYFRIGESF, encoded by the coding sequence ATGAAAAAAATTGTATTTCTAATTTTTATTTCGCTGTGCATCACTCATGTTAATGCACAAAACAATAACACCATTAAACAATCAGATACAATTGCTCCTAAAGCATTTGAATTTACAGTAATGCCTTATTTAAGTTATAATAGAAACTTAGAATTTATGTTTGGTGCTATACCTATGACAATGTATAAACTAGATCAAACAGATACTATTTCTAATAAATCAATATCTGGAATTTCTGCAGTATACACTACAAATGGATCCTATTCTTTAGCACTCTTCAATAAATGGTTCTATAAAGAAGATTCATGGCGTGGTAAATTGTTTTTCATGACAGGCGATAAAAATTCTCAATTTTATATTACAGATAATGAGCTACCTGGTTTTTACGATTATGGAACAAGCATTACCGTAGTTAGCGCAGGTATACAAAAAAAAATTATTAATAATTTATACGGAGGGCTAACCTATACTTTTGCACATTACGAAACCGAATATGAAGAAGATGTACAGCCTGAAGATGTTACACAAACCAATGCAATAGAAATTAACAGTTTGTATGATACCCGTAACAATGTATACTATCCAACTAACGGGACTAAAACTTTATTACGCTATTTATCTTATCCAACTTGGTTTGGAAATGAAGTTAAAGCAAATAAAATTTTATATGAGTATAATACTTATTTTTCAATGAAAAACGGAAGAGATGTTATTGCGGCTCGTTTTGCAGGTCAATTTGGTTTGGGAGACATCGCCTTTCAGCAACAAGTAACCATAGGCAATAAAGATATTCGAGGGTATTCTGAAGGTAAATATAGAGGTGATGGAAAAATGGCTTTACAAGGCGAATACCGCTATAACTTTGGTAATAAAATGGGGCTTGTAGGTTTTGCAGGGATTGCAACTATGTACGGGTCAGATACAGAGAGTTTTAATTGGAGAGCCTATCCAGGAGTTGGTGTAGGCTATAGATATAAAGCTTTTAAAACTGTAAAATTTAATATTGGTATAGATGCTGCAGTTGGTAAAGACGATTGGGGAGTTTATTTTAGAATAGGCGAATCATTTTAA